A window from Streptomyces sp. NBC_00271 encodes these proteins:
- a CDS encoding DUF1062 domain-containing protein gives MLENWVVVPTCLPLVLRRCHACASERFRTSGKFRVNANHKLIDAWLLALCTACGETTKLTVLERMNVRSVQPELLDRLHDNDPGLAAELLQDPLVRRRNRIALDWDNAWRLDTGGSDHLDREVIDVSVRFAARIPVRPARLIAEGCGLSRAEVERLITEGKLVSAIRLSGKLSGDFTFTLKR, from the coding sequence GTGCTCGAAAACTGGGTGGTCGTGCCCACTTGCCTGCCGCTCGTTCTCCGCCGTTGCCACGCGTGCGCGTCCGAGCGCTTCCGGACCAGCGGTAAATTTCGCGTCAACGCCAACCACAAGCTCATCGACGCCTGGCTCCTCGCGCTCTGCACCGCTTGCGGGGAAACGACAAAGCTCACGGTCCTGGAGCGGATGAATGTGCGCTCCGTACAACCTGAGCTGCTGGACCGGCTGCATGACAACGACCCTGGTCTGGCAGCTGAGTTGCTCCAGGATCCGCTCGTGCGGCGCCGCAACCGCATCGCCCTCGACTGGGACAACGCCTGGCGCCTCGACACCGGCGGATCGGATCACCTGGACCGCGAGGTGATCGACGTCTCGGTCCGCTTTGCGGCGCGGATCCCTGTCCGGCCGGCGCGACTGATCGCTGAAGGGTGCGGTCTTTCGCGGGCTGAGGTCGAGAGACTGATCACGGAGGGGAAACTCGTTTCGGCAATCCGGCTGAGCGGCAAGCTCTCCGGCGACTTCACCTTCACGCTCAAGCGCTGA
- a CDS encoding IS4 family transposase, whose translation MSDLSGLGLLTWVYPPGLVDRVVAACGRAERRQRLLPARLVVYFVLALALFSPAPYLEVMRHLVEGLRGSGLLGNWRVPAKSSLFRARQRLGSEPLRVLFATTAKPMATEATPGAFWRGLRLLAVDGTCWDVADSEANETAFGRPGSGRGSGRSAFPQVRMAALVEIGSHAVLDAELAGCRTGEVTLVGRLPRSTGPGQLILADREFLGVALWQAFTATGADLLWRVPANRVLPVTKQFRDGSWLSHIRASSGPARKEPVVVRVLAYRLKDRAGEGETDGYRLVTSLLDARRYPARQMAALYRERWEIESVFAEIKTHQRGARVVLSSKTPDGVHQQIWAHLLVHHALRELMLRTAATRGLDPDRVSFTETLRSARRSVTVTPGSFSP comes from the coding sequence GTGTCTGACTTATCGGGTCTCGGTCTGTTGACCTGGGTGTATCCGCCAGGCTTGGTGGACCGGGTGGTGGCGGCGTGCGGTCGTGCCGAGCGGCGTCAGCGACTGCTTCCCGCGCGGCTGGTGGTGTACTTCGTGCTGGCGTTGGCCCTGTTCTCACCTGCCCCGTATCTGGAAGTGATGCGCCATCTCGTCGAGGGCTTGCGGGGCTCGGGGCTGCTGGGCAACTGGCGTGTTCCGGCGAAGTCCTCACTGTTCAGGGCCCGGCAGCGGCTGGGCTCCGAGCCGCTGCGGGTGCTGTTCGCCACGACCGCGAAGCCCATGGCGACCGAGGCGACGCCCGGCGCGTTCTGGCGGGGCTTGCGGCTGCTCGCCGTCGACGGCACGTGCTGGGACGTCGCGGACAGTGAAGCCAACGAGACTGCCTTCGGACGTCCGGGCAGTGGCCGCGGGTCGGGCAGGAGCGCGTTTCCGCAAGTGCGAATGGCAGCTCTGGTGGAGATCGGCAGCCATGCGGTGCTGGACGCGGAACTGGCCGGCTGCCGCACCGGGGAAGTCACTCTGGTAGGCCGCCTACCACGTTCGACCGGCCCAGGTCAGCTGATCCTGGCCGACCGTGAGTTCCTTGGCGTCGCGTTGTGGCAGGCGTTCACAGCCACCGGCGCCGACCTGCTGTGGCGGGTGCCCGCCAACCGCGTCCTGCCCGTCACCAAACAGTTCCGCGACGGGTCATGGCTCTCACACATCAGAGCGAGCAGCGGCCCGGCCCGCAAGGAGCCGGTTGTGGTCCGTGTCCTGGCCTACCGGCTCAAGGACCGGGCCGGTGAGGGTGAGACCGACGGCTATCGCCTGGTCACCAGCCTGCTGGACGCCCGACGCTATCCTGCCCGGCAGATGGCCGCGCTCTACCGCGAACGCTGGGAGATCGAGTCCGTCTTCGCCGAGATCAAGACCCATCAGCGTGGCGCACGCGTCGTGCTCAGCAGTAAAACACCCGACGGTGTTCACCAGCAGATCTGGGCACACCTGCTGGTCCACCACGCTCTGCGGGAACTCATGCTGAGAACGGCTGCCACCCGTGGCCTGGACCCTGACCGGGTCTCCTTCACCGAAACCCTGCGCTCTGCCCGGCGCAGCGTGACCGTCACGCCGGGCAGTTTTTCCCCCTGA
- a CDS encoding YlcI/YnfO family protein, with protein MSKSVTIRVPEELHAQLQERAEAEGTTVTALITEAAHNAVRDPRLDSAADVFRAFVADNAAAFDAAFPDDAPARLDASGRAAA; from the coding sequence ATGTCGAAGTCAGTGACAATCCGAGTCCCTGAAGAGCTCCACGCGCAGCTGCAGGAGCGGGCCGAAGCCGAGGGCACCACGGTCACCGCGCTCATCACCGAGGCCGCGCACAACGCGGTCCGCGATCCCCGCCTGGACAGCGCCGCCGACGTCTTCCGTGCGTTCGTCGCCGACAACGCGGCCGCGTTCGACGCGGCGTTTCCCGACGACGCTCCCGCTCGGCTGGACGCCTCTGGACGGGCTGCTGCCTGA
- a CDS encoding GlxA family transcriptional regulator, whose amino-acid sequence MSASRLRRVAVLVLEGAKPLDVGIPAQVFTTRASMPYEVRLCGAAPGLVTGGDGLSYHVAHGLDALAWADIVFIPGYRFPDRDDPPQAVVDALITAHDRGARLAAISTGAFALAATGLLDGRRATTHWHYARALLARHPLVEVDENVLFVDEGSVLTSAGAASGIDLCLHILRGDLGVAASNHAARRLVAAPYRSGGQAQYVPRSVPEPLGERFAETREWALHRLDEPLTLEVLARQAAVSPRTFSRRFVAETGYTPMQWVMRARIDMARELLERSQRSVEQIATDVGLGTGANLRLHFHRILGTTPSEYRRTFTQGE is encoded by the coding sequence GTGTCAGCCTCCCGCCTGCGTCGCGTCGCCGTTCTTGTGCTCGAGGGTGCGAAGCCGCTCGATGTCGGAATCCCCGCGCAGGTGTTCACCACGCGCGCGAGCATGCCGTACGAGGTGCGGCTGTGCGGCGCGGCACCTGGTCTCGTGACCGGTGGCGACGGCCTTTCGTACCACGTCGCCCACGGCCTTGACGCACTTGCGTGGGCCGACATCGTCTTCATCCCCGGCTATCGCTTCCCGGACCGTGACGATCCGCCGCAGGCCGTCGTCGACGCGCTGATCACTGCCCACGACCGGGGCGCTCGGCTCGCCGCCATCTCGACGGGCGCTTTCGCGCTCGCCGCGACGGGCCTGCTCGACGGCAGGCGTGCCACGACGCACTGGCACTACGCACGGGCGCTGCTGGCGAGGCATCCGCTCGTCGAGGTCGACGAGAACGTTCTGTTCGTCGACGAGGGCAGCGTGCTGACGTCGGCCGGCGCCGCCTCGGGCATCGACCTGTGCCTGCACATTCTGCGCGGCGACCTCGGGGTGGCTGCATCGAACCACGCGGCCCGGCGATTGGTCGCGGCCCCCTACCGCAGCGGCGGTCAGGCGCAGTATGTGCCGCGCAGCGTGCCTGAGCCGCTCGGTGAGCGATTCGCCGAGACCCGCGAGTGGGCGCTGCACCGGCTCGACGAGCCCCTCACCCTCGAGGTACTGGCGCGACAGGCGGCGGTCTCGCCGCGCACGTTCTCGCGGCGCTTCGTAGCGGAGACCGGGTACACGCCGATGCAGTGGGTCATGCGAGCCCGCATCGACATGGCCCGCGAGCTGCTCGAGCGTTCGCAGCGCAGCGTCGAGCAGATCGCCACTGATGTCGGTCTCGGCACCGGTGCGAATCTGCGACTGCACTTCCATCGCATCCTCGGCACCACACCGAGCGAGTACCGGCGCACCTTCACCCAGGGCGAGTAG
- the gap gene encoding type I glyceraldehyde-3-phosphate dehydrogenase, translating into MTRIAINGFGRIGRNVLRALLERDSTLEVVAVNDLTEPATLARLLAYDTTAGRLGRPVTVDGDALVVDGRRIKVLAEREPAQLPWAELGVDIVLEATGRFTSAEAARAHLDAGAKKVLVSAPSDGADVTLAFGVNSDTYDPTLHTIVSNASCTTNALAPLAAVLDELAGIEHGFMTTVHAYTQEQNLLDGPHRDARRARAAAVNIVPTTTGAAKAIGLVLPNLAGKLSGDSIRVPVPVGSIVELNTTVTRDVTRDDVLTAYRAAADGPLAGILEYSDFPLVSSDITGNPASSIFDSALTRVDGRHVKVVAWYDNEWGFSNRVIDTLQLLATR; encoded by the coding sequence ATGACTCGCATCGCCATCAACGGATTCGGCCGCATCGGGCGCAACGTGCTGCGCGCACTGCTCGAACGCGACAGCACCCTCGAGGTCGTCGCCGTCAACGACCTCACGGAGCCCGCCACCCTCGCGCGACTGCTCGCCTACGACACGACGGCCGGCCGACTCGGTCGCCCGGTGACCGTCGACGGCGACGCCCTCGTCGTCGACGGCCGTCGCATCAAGGTGCTCGCCGAGCGTGAACCGGCGCAGCTGCCGTGGGCCGAACTCGGTGTCGACATCGTCCTCGAAGCGACCGGCCGCTTCACCTCGGCCGAGGCTGCCCGCGCCCACCTCGATGCGGGCGCGAAGAAGGTGCTGGTCAGCGCGCCGTCGGACGGCGCTGACGTTACGTTGGCGTTCGGGGTCAACAGCGACACGTACGACCCGACCCTGCACACGATCGTCTCGAACGCCTCGTGCACGACCAACGCGCTCGCACCGCTGGCCGCGGTACTCGACGAGCTCGCCGGCATTGAGCACGGCTTCATGACGACGGTGCACGCCTACACGCAGGAACAGAACCTGCTGGATGGTCCGCACCGCGACGCCCGTCGCGCCCGAGCTGCCGCCGTCAACATCGTGCCGACCACGACGGGTGCCGCCAAGGCGATCGGCCTCGTGCTGCCGAACCTGGCCGGCAAGCTGTCGGGCGACTCGATCCGTGTGCCGGTTCCGGTGGGCTCGATTGTCGAGCTCAACACGACCGTCACTCGTGACGTGACGCGCGACGACGTGCTGACCGCGTACCGCGCCGCGGCGGATGGGCCGCTCGCCGGCATCCTCGAGTACTCGGACTTCCCGCTCGTGTCCTCCGACATCACGGGCAATCCGGCCTCGTCGATCTTCGACTCGGCCCTCACCCGGGTCGACGGCCGGCACGTGAAGGTCGTCGCCTGGTACGACAACGAGTGGGGCTTCTCGAACCGCGTGATCGACACACTCCAGCTCCTCGCCACCCGCTGA
- a CDS encoding SpoIIE family protein phosphatase produces the protein MHQLIGRMRSWRGLPTVAGQVFLLQAVLILALAAAAVAALMLQYRGDAEREARDRSLAVASAVAASPAVRQALSSAHPTAVLQPQAEETRRRTAVDFVVVMSPTGIRYTHPNPTQIGRRYIGSIAAAQRGGIVTETTAGTLGPSVRTVVPVTTSDGRVIGLVSAGITVKQVSLAAERQVPLVLAATGVVLSAATGGTALISRRLRRQTHGLGPTQMTRMYEHHDAVLHSVREGVLIVDSQGRLLLANDEARRLLGLRVDGDGRPVTDLGLEPKAEQLLLSGRATTDEVIEVGDRLLAVSQRPMAHQPGLGGWVATLRDTTELSALMGRVEVVQERLTLLYDAGIRIGTTLDVTHTAQELAAFAVPRFADYVTVDLVDAVLRGDEPNPLRAAELRRVAVDGIRKDAPLYPPGGLIHSDPSTPQASGLSSGQIVLEADLAAFSGWQAQEPDRARKLVAYGIHSMIAAPLRARGVILGVATFWRSKEPTPFSQEDLSLAEELVARAAVSIENARRFTREHTTAVTLQRSLLPHALPEQSAVDVAHRYLPAEAGLGGVGGDWFDVIPLPGARVAIVVGDVVGHGLHAAATMGQLRTAVHNFSTLDLPPDELLCHLDELVTRIDQDRDGDGETPTLTGATCLYAIYDPISRLCSMARAGHLEPIIVRPGGHADLPGVPAGPPLGLGGLPYERTEILLPEGTAIVLYTDGLIEDRQRDIDQGIELLRRAVAHAGQTPDQVCRAAMDALVPVTPRDDVALLVASTRLLDGNRTASWDVPSDPSAVAVVRAAATRLLGDWDMEEEAFTLELILSELVTNAIRHATGPIGVRLIRDRSLICEVSDGSSVSPHLRRATTMDEGGRGLFLVAQFADRWGTRYTSGGKVIWTEQQLSARDQPTEQAPPA, from the coding sequence ATGCATCAGCTGATCGGGCGAATGCGGTCCTGGCGTGGGCTGCCCACGGTCGCCGGCCAGGTCTTCCTTCTGCAGGCCGTTTTGATCCTGGCCCTTGCGGCAGCGGCGGTCGCCGCCCTGATGCTCCAGTACCGGGGCGACGCCGAGCGCGAGGCCCGCGACCGGTCACTGGCCGTTGCCTCGGCAGTCGCCGCCTCCCCCGCCGTGCGACAGGCGTTGTCCAGCGCGCATCCGACCGCCGTGCTTCAGCCGCAGGCCGAAGAAACCCGCCGACGCACCGCCGTGGACTTCGTCGTCGTGATGAGTCCGACGGGCATCCGCTACACCCATCCGAACCCCACGCAGATCGGCCGACGGTACATCGGCAGCATCGCGGCAGCGCAGCGCGGCGGGATCGTCACCGAAACGACTGCCGGGACGCTGGGCCCCTCGGTCCGCACCGTCGTTCCCGTCACCACAAGTGACGGGAGGGTCATCGGTCTCGTCTCCGCAGGCATCACGGTCAAGCAGGTGAGCCTGGCGGCCGAGCGACAGGTGCCACTCGTCCTGGCGGCGACAGGAGTGGTGCTCTCGGCGGCCACCGGGGGAACAGCACTGATCAGCAGGCGCCTGCGCCGTCAGACACACGGCCTCGGCCCGACCCAGATGACCCGTATGTACGAGCACCACGATGCTGTTCTGCACTCGGTACGGGAAGGTGTTCTGATCGTCGATTCCCAGGGTCGTCTGTTGCTGGCCAATGACGAAGCACGGCGCCTGCTCGGGCTGAGGGTCGACGGGGACGGGCGGCCCGTCACGGATCTGGGACTCGAACCGAAGGCCGAGCAGCTTCTCCTGTCGGGCAGGGCGACCACGGACGAGGTCATCGAGGTAGGCGACCGACTCCTGGCCGTCAGCCAACGCCCCATGGCGCATCAGCCTGGGCTGGGAGGCTGGGTCGCCACGCTGCGCGACACGACCGAACTCAGCGCCCTGATGGGCCGGGTGGAAGTAGTCCAGGAACGGCTCACACTGCTGTACGACGCCGGTATACGCATCGGCACCACCCTCGACGTGACCCACACGGCTCAGGAACTGGCGGCGTTCGCCGTGCCCAGGTTCGCCGACTACGTCACCGTCGACCTGGTCGATGCCGTGCTGCGCGGCGACGAACCGAACCCATTGCGTGCAGCGGAACTACGTCGTGTCGCAGTGGACGGCATACGCAAGGATGCGCCGCTCTACCCTCCCGGTGGGCTCATCCATTCCGACCCGTCAACACCACAGGCATCCGGCCTCAGTTCCGGGCAGATCGTGCTGGAGGCCGACCTTGCGGCCTTCTCCGGCTGGCAGGCGCAGGAACCCGACCGGGCTCGCAAACTGGTGGCATACGGGATCCACTCCATGATCGCTGCTCCCCTGCGTGCACGCGGAGTGATCCTCGGCGTGGCGACGTTCTGGCGTTCGAAGGAGCCGACACCGTTCTCTCAGGAAGACCTCTCGCTCGCAGAGGAACTGGTCGCCCGCGCGGCGGTGAGTATCGAGAACGCCCGTCGCTTCACCCGCGAGCACACCACGGCGGTCACACTGCAACGCAGCCTTCTGCCGCACGCTCTCCCCGAGCAGAGCGCGGTCGACGTGGCCCACCGCTATCTTCCGGCAGAGGCAGGACTCGGTGGTGTCGGCGGTGACTGGTTCGACGTCATACCCCTCCCCGGAGCCCGCGTCGCCATCGTGGTGGGCGACGTTGTGGGGCACGGACTGCACGCCGCCGCCACCATGGGACAGCTGCGCACCGCCGTCCACAACTTCTCCACGCTCGACCTGCCACCTGACGAACTGCTCTGTCACCTGGACGAACTTGTCACCCGCATCGACCAGGACCGGGACGGCGATGGTGAAACACCGACACTCACGGGCGCCACCTGCCTGTACGCGATCTACGACCCGATCTCCCGTCTCTGCTCCATGGCCAGGGCGGGCCACCTGGAACCCATCATCGTGCGCCCGGGCGGGCATGCGGATCTGCCCGGCGTACCGGCCGGCCCGCCGTTGGGGCTGGGAGGACTGCCCTACGAAAGGACAGAGATACTGCTGCCCGAGGGCACCGCCATCGTCCTCTACACCGACGGCCTGATCGAAGACCGGCAGCGTGACATCGATCAAGGCATCGAGCTCCTGCGCCGAGCTGTCGCACACGCCGGGCAAACGCCGGACCAGGTGTGCCGGGCAGCGATGGATGCCTTGGTCCCCGTAACGCCACGCGACGACGTAGCCCTGCTTGTCGCCAGCACTCGGCTGCTCGACGGCAATCGCACCGCGTCCTGGGACGTACCGTCCGACCCGTCGGCCGTTGCCGTCGTGCGTGCTGCCGCCACCCGGCTCCTTGGCGACTGGGATATGGAAGAGGAAGCGTTCACCCTGGAGTTGATCCTCAGCGAGCTGGTCACCAATGCCATCCGGCACGCAACCGGCCCCATCGGTGTGCGCTTGATCCGCGACCGTAGCCTCATCTGCGAGGTCTCCGACGGCAGCAGCGTCTCTCCGCACCTGCGCCGAGCCACCACCATGGACGAAGGCGGCCGGGGCCTCTTCCTGGTAGCCCAGTTCGCCGACCGCTGGGGCACTCGCTACACATCCGGCGGAAAGGTCATCTGGACGGAACAGCAGCTCTCCGCAAGGGACCAGCCCACCGAACAAGCCCCGCCCGCCTGA
- a CDS encoding epoxide hydrolase family protein has product MSASERQSIRPFRVHIPEQDLTDLRRRIKATRWPDRETVRDQSQGVQLATMKELTHYWGTTYNWRSIEETLNSLPMYITEIDGLDIQFIHVRSRHADALPIILTHGWPGSILEFLKVIGPLSNPTAHGGRAEDAFHLVIPSMPGYGFSERPTTTGWNPDRIARAWAKLMERLGYERYVSQGGDWGAVISDKMAVQKPPGLLGIHVNFPATVPPDIAKKLACGDPVPAGLSPDEKAAYNQLAAFYKTGSGYSAMMVTRPQTEGYGLTDSPAGLAAWMYDKFAAWTYSGGHPERVLTKDEMLNDITLYWVTNTAVSSSRLYWENNANNFNAVSVSIPAAITVFPGEIYQAPRSWASRAYHNLFYYHKARSGGHFAAWEVPGIFTDELRAAFSSLRNSRRRAGK; this is encoded by the coding sequence GTGTCGGCAAGTGAGAGGCAAAGCATCCGCCCGTTCCGCGTGCATATTCCGGAGCAGGATCTGACTGATCTGCGTCGACGCATCAAGGCGACACGATGGCCCGATCGGGAAACCGTCCGCGATCAGTCCCAGGGTGTCCAGCTGGCCACGATGAAGGAACTCACCCACTACTGGGGAACGACGTACAACTGGCGGAGCATCGAGGAGACACTCAACTCTCTACCGATGTACATAACAGAGATCGACGGACTCGACATACAGTTCATCCACGTCCGCTCCCGCCACGCGGATGCCTTGCCGATCATCTTGACCCATGGCTGGCCCGGCTCCATTCTGGAGTTCTTGAAGGTCATCGGGCCGCTCAGCAACCCCACGGCCCACGGGGGCCGCGCCGAGGACGCCTTTCACCTCGTCATACCGTCGATGCCGGGCTATGGCTTCTCGGAACGGCCGACTACCACCGGGTGGAACCCCGACCGCATCGCTCGCGCCTGGGCCAAGCTGATGGAGCGTCTGGGGTACGAGCGCTACGTTTCCCAGGGCGGGGACTGGGGTGCTGTGATTTCGGACAAGATGGCCGTACAGAAACCCCCCGGGCTGCTCGGAATCCACGTCAACTTCCCGGCCACCGTGCCGCCCGACATCGCGAAGAAGCTCGCCTGCGGTGACCCCGTACCCGCCGGTCTCAGCCCCGATGAGAAGGCCGCCTACAACCAGCTGGCCGCCTTCTACAAGACTGGATCCGGCTACTCGGCCATGATGGTCACCCGTCCGCAGACCGAGGGATACGGACTGACGGACTCGCCCGCCGGACTGGCCGCCTGGATGTACGACAAGTTCGCGGCCTGGACCTACAGCGGCGGCCACCCCGAGCGTGTACTCACCAAGGACGAGATGCTCAACGACATCACCCTGTACTGGGTGACGAATACCGCGGTCTCCTCGTCGCGTCTTTACTGGGAGAACAACGCCAACAACTTCAACGCCGTGTCCGTGTCCATTCCGGCCGCCATCACGGTGTTCCCCGGCGAGATCTACCAGGCCCCGCGCAGCTGGGCGTCACGCGCTTACCACAACCTCTTCTACTACCACAAGGCCCGTAGCGGCGGCCACTTCGCGGCCTGGGAGGTCCCGGGCATCTTCACAGACGAACTCCGGGCCGCATTCTCGTCACTGCGCAACTCCCGGCGAAGAGCAGGAAAGTAG
- a CDS encoding reverse transcriptase domain-containing protein, with protein MIADRVVQAALKLVLEPIFESDFKPVSYGFRPKRRAQDAIAEIHFYGTHGYRGVLDADIAACFDEIDHAALMDRVRMRIKDNQVSFAGEGILEGRSPDGAR; from the coding sequence GTGATCGCCGACCGGGTTGTCCAGGCCGCGCTGAAGCTGGTGCTGGAACCTATCTTCGAGTCCGACTTCAAGCCGGTCTCTTACGGGTTCCGGCCCAAGCGGCGGGCGCAGGACGCGATTGCCGAGATCCATTTCTATGGCACCCACGGCTATCGCGGGGTGCTGGACGCGGACATCGCGGCGTGTTTCGACGAGATCGACCACGCCGCGCTGATGGACCGGGTCCGGATGAGGATCAAGGACAATCAGGTCTCTTTCGCTGGTGAAGGCATTCTTGAAGGCCGGTCTCCCGACGGAGCTCGGTGA
- a CDS encoding recombinase family protein codes for MTSAAIYARVSSARQKKDQTIGSQTAALRAHAAASHLELPEEWVFEDEGHSGATLVRPALERLRDLVAQVGVDVVLCYAPDRLARKFAYQALLIEEFARAGTRVEFVRGPRGDTPEDQLMVQFQGMFAEYEKAQLMERYRRGKTYRARSGSVNVLGGAPFGYRYLRKTPECGATYEIVESEAALVVELFRRYTDDGASIADLTRWLTSSNTPTRTGKTRWDRSVVWGMLRNPAYAGQAAFGKTRILHESPGLNRRARLEGRSTPRAVKAADRPHEEWITIPVPALITPATFERAAQRLADNKRFASRNSKVPSLLQGLSACVSCGYGYYRTSTTTTSGKKIYYYRCLGSDDYRYEGGRVCTNKPVRADYLDTVVWDHIIGMIADPHLIRNEIDKRLERARTSDPATRQRGRLELALSKATTSITRMIEAFQEQLVTLDELRSRMPDLRARESNLRSQLAALDASIADRDAYLKLADDLEGFLAQLRDNAESAEVPERQRVLRLLVKDVLIGPEKITIRHRIPVREHAANDSQHQDQDATEGDSRPSYPLRWGRDLPAVGQHRPVGAR; via the coding sequence ATGACCAGCGCGGCGATCTACGCCCGGGTGTCGTCCGCCCGGCAGAAGAAGGACCAGACGATCGGCTCGCAGACCGCGGCCCTGCGGGCACACGCCGCCGCCTCGCATCTTGAGCTGCCCGAGGAGTGGGTGTTCGAGGACGAGGGCCACTCCGGGGCGACCCTGGTGCGGCCCGCGCTGGAGCGGCTGCGGGACCTTGTCGCCCAGGTCGGCGTGGACGTGGTCCTGTGTTACGCACCCGACCGCCTGGCCCGCAAGTTCGCCTACCAGGCCCTGCTGATCGAGGAGTTCGCCCGGGCGGGCACCCGGGTGGAGTTCGTACGGGGCCCGCGCGGCGACACTCCCGAGGACCAGCTGATGGTCCAGTTCCAGGGCATGTTCGCCGAATACGAGAAAGCCCAGCTGATGGAGCGCTACCGGCGCGGGAAGACCTACCGGGCCCGCTCCGGATCGGTCAACGTGCTGGGCGGCGCCCCGTTCGGCTACCGCTACCTGCGCAAAACCCCCGAATGCGGGGCCACTTACGAGATCGTCGAGTCCGAGGCGGCGCTGGTGGTGGAGCTGTTCCGCCGCTACACCGACGACGGAGCCTCCATCGCGGACCTGACCCGCTGGCTCACCAGCAGCAACACCCCCACCCGCACCGGGAAGACCCGCTGGGACCGCAGCGTGGTCTGGGGCATGCTCCGCAACCCCGCCTACGCAGGCCAGGCGGCCTTCGGCAAGACCCGGATCCTCCACGAGTCTCCGGGTCTCAACCGCAGGGCCCGCCTGGAGGGCCGCAGCACCCCACGCGCCGTCAAGGCCGCCGACCGGCCCCACGAGGAGTGGATCACCATCCCCGTTCCCGCACTCATCACCCCGGCGACCTTCGAACGCGCCGCCCAGCGGCTCGCCGACAACAAACGCTTCGCCTCCCGCAACAGCAAGGTCCCCTCCCTCCTTCAGGGCCTGTCGGCCTGCGTGAGCTGCGGATACGGCTACTACCGCACCTCGACCACCACCACCTCAGGCAAGAAGATCTACTACTACCGGTGCCTGGGCTCCGACGACTACCGCTACGAGGGAGGCCGGGTCTGCACCAACAAGCCCGTCCGCGCCGACTACCTCGACACCGTCGTCTGGGACCACATCATCGGCATGATCGCCGACCCGCACCTGATCCGGAACGAGATCGACAAGCGGCTCGAACGCGCCCGCACGTCCGACCCCGCCACACGGCAGCGCGGCCGGCTCGAACTGGCCCTGTCCAAGGCCACCACCTCGATCACCCGCATGATCGAAGCGTTCCAGGAACAGCTCGTCACCCTCGACGAACTCCGCTCCCGCATGCCCGATCTACGCGCCCGCGAGAGCAACCTCCGCAGCCAGCTCGCCGCTCTGGACGCATCGATCGCCGACCGCGACGCCTACCTCAAGCTCGCCGACGACCTCGAAGGATTCCTCGCCCAGCTCCGCGACAACGCCGAAAGCGCCGAGGTCCCCGAGCGCCAGCGCGTCCTGCGACTCCTCGTCAAAGACGTGCTCATCGGCCCCGAGAAGATCACCATCCGGCACCGCATCCCCGTCCGCGAACACGCCGCCAACGATAGCCAGCACCAAGATCAAGACGCTACGGAGGGTGACTCACGCCCGAGTTACCCATTGCGTTGGGGGCGTGACCTCCCCGCTGTTGGCCAACATCGCCCTGTCGGTGCTCGATGA
- a CDS encoding cupin domain-containing protein gives MKNEREFFSPDALQWRSGPQPGTTERILSRDEADPEVLTRLVRWEPGLDTSLSGVIRHEWVEEVYLLEGDLHDLTLDQTFCAGDFAARPPGMEHGPYRTTGGCVMLEIRYRP, from the coding sequence ATGAAGAACGAGCGGGAATTCTTTTCACCGGACGCCCTGCAGTGGCGCTCCGGGCCGCAGCCCGGGACCACCGAGAGGATTCTGAGCAGGGACGAGGCTGATCCGGAGGTGCTGACCCGGCTGGTGCGCTGGGAGCCCGGCCTCGACACCTCGCTCTCCGGCGTGATCCGGCACGAGTGGGTCGAGGAGGTCTATCTGCTCGAAGGCGACCTGCATGACCTGACCTTGGATCAGACCTTTTGCGCGGGAGACTTCGCCGCCCGGCCCCCGGGCATGGAACACGGCCCGTACCGGACAACCGGAGGCTGCGTGATGTTGGAGATCCGCTACCGGCCGTAG